A single window of Melospiza georgiana isolate bMelGeo1 chromosome 6, bMelGeo1.pri, whole genome shotgun sequence DNA harbors:
- the LOC131085305 gene encoding uncharacterized protein LOC131085305, translated as MVWEKFLLLCYGCMILSQATENQSTEPNLAWELIQGFMHIWNHTNQGICINLPKSASEGFRFMMIWLNFSEILTRELDNLKKTGGNVTWGMVESQFLDQKEGQQWDANGTWVEYKNAFYQLPRDSTWSDLWNQTCYRSLDINPSETLQNVTSIPCTVVPWWDSPAEGGFFEHEYNLHWDAGWCIQIPDNPGTAQQVNRTNYEWAWSLKQIFDPISTLQWASRVPTGKIVEWEVEKSDCKDYQTTLPNGESICWKVRNRRSLTQSKSETSFLNCSRILDCTTGAGEPIETWYISELRTFIRDMCTCWDYPNYGYLNQDTRCNGSYENSETALSCGIPITHGPDQRRVWNSSSEAQEVPQGDLYQCSQAKYPAPRGTVWACSDGKMYSHLNMYDMAGLQCTVGFPTMCPSKTFNYTLYRNNKVRREIHDPTDAKGWIQGIQVPDYYTWGQNVALDLESFFVSSGVVQQHKYVLENLTRQVHVLSNWTGRSLREPKVQGPQASEMALQKRLATDTWLLKENGVCGMLNLTDGECCVTVHNASTTIEEARQKMKEIAEQMGELFQAMQPKD; from the coding sequence ATGGTGTGGGAAAAGTTTTTACTCTTATGTTATGGATGTATGATTTTGTCTCAAGCGACTGAAAATCAGAGTACTGAACCAAATTTAGCTTGGGAGTTGATACAAGGATTTATGCATATTTGGAATCATACAAATCAAGGAATATGTATTAACCTCCCCAAATCTGCATCAGAGGGGTTTAGATTTATGATGATTTGGttaaatttttcagaaatattaacAAGAGAACTGgataatcttaaaaaaacaggAGGAAATGTTACCTGGGGAATGGTGGAGTCCCAGTTCCTAGACCAGAAAGAAGGACAACAGTGGGATGCAAATGGGACATGGGTAGAATACAAGAATGCCTTTTACCAGCTCCCACGGGACTCTACCTGGAGCGATTTATGGAATCAGACATGCTATCGGTCATTAGACATCAACCCTTCTGAGACATTGCAAAATGTCACTTCTATCCCTTGCACGGTGGTACCGTGGTGGGATTCTCCTGCTGAGGGTGGGTTTTTTGAACATGAGTACAATTTGCATTGGGATGCAGGATGGTGTATACAAATCCCTGATAACCCAGGAACCGCGCAGCAAGTAAACCGAACAAATTACGAGTGGGCCTGGTCTCTGAAACAAATCTTTGATCCTATATCTACACTACAATGGGCTTCCAGGGTCCCCACAGGGAAAATAGTAGAATGGGAAGTGGAGAAATCAGACTGTAAGGATTATCAGACCACACTACCTAATGGAGAGAGCATCTGCTGGAAAGTGAGGAACCGTAGAAGTCTTACCCAAAGTAAATCAGAGACCTCCTTTCTGAATTGTTCCCGTATATTAGATTGTACCACAGGAGCAGGTGAGCCTATAGAAACCTGGTACATCTCGGAGCTGAGAACTTTTATCCGGGACATGTGTACCTGTTGGGATTATCCCAACTATGGCTATCTAAACCAAGACACCCGATGTAATGGGTCTTATGAAAATTCAGAGACAGCACTATCCTGTGGCATTCCCATTACACACGGCCCTGACCAGAGAAGAGTGTGGAATTCAAGTAGTGAAGCACAGGAAGTTCCCCAAGGTGACCTGTATCAGTGTTCACAAGCCAAATATCCAGCTCCACGGGGAACGGTATGGGCATGTTCAGATGGGAAAATGTATTCCCACTTGAACATGTATGATATGGCTGGACTGCAATGTACTGTTGGGTTTCCTACCATGTGTCCATCTAAAACGTTCAATTATACACTTTATCGTAACAACAAAGTGCGGAGAGAAATCCACGATCCAACAGATGCAAAAGGCTGGATTCAGGGGATTCAAGTCCCCGACTATTACACCTGGGGACAAAATGTTGCTTTAGACTTAGAATCATTTTTTGTGTCCAGTGGAGTTGTCCAGCAGCACAAGTATGTCTTGGAGAACTTAACTAGGCAAGTCCATGTGTTAAGCAACTGGACCGGACGCTCACTCAGGGAACCGAAGGTGCAGGGCCCGCAGGCATCGGAAATGGCTCTGCAGAAGCGATTAGCCACGGATACGTGGCTGTTGAAAGAGAATGGAGTGTGTGGGATGCTAAACCTGACGGATGGAGAATGCTGTGTCACTGTCCATAATGCCAGCACCACCATAGAAGAGGCACGTCAGAAGATGAAGGAGATCGCTGAGCAAATGGGAGAACTGTTTCAAGCAATGCAACCCAAGGACTAG